In Lachnospiraceae bacterium, one DNA window encodes the following:
- a CDS encoding VanZ family protein, whose product MIRNTTKSQKMGWVLFILYLCLLAYFMFFSESFGRTDTDRGYVYNLILFKEISRYFKYYNVLGFPLFMINIVGNIIAFAPFGFFLPVISRRSKKWYNTVTFGFTWSLILETLQLIFKVGSFDVDDLFLNTLGAAFGFGCYCLVQQLRYRRKIH is encoded by the coding sequence ATGATCAGAAACACAACTAAAAGCCAGAAGATGGGATGGGTACTGTTTATACTGTACCTGTGCCTTCTGGCGTATTTCATGTTTTTTTCAGAGTCATTCGGACGGACTGATACAGACAGGGGTTATGTCTATAACCTGATTCTTTTTAAAGAGATCAGCCGTTATTTTAAATATTATAATGTACTGGGATTCCCATTGTTTATGATCAATATCGTGGGAAATATCATTGCTTTTGCACCCTTTGGATTTTTTCTGCCGGTCATCAGCAGAAGAAGTAAGAAATGGTATAATACAGTGACCTTTGGGTTTACCTGGAGCCTGATCTTAGAGACTTTGCAGCTCATATTCAAAGTGGGAAGTTTTGATGTAGATGACCTGTTCCTTAATACACTGGGAGCAGCTTTCGGCTTTGGCTGTTACTGTCTGGTACAGCAGTTACGTTACAGGAGGAAAATACATTGA
- the pyrE gene encoding orotate phosphoribosyltransferase — translation MESYKQEFIEFMVESNVLKFGDFTLKSGRKSPFFMNAGAYVTGTQLKKLGEYYAKAIHDNFGLDFDVLFGPAYKGIPLSVATTMAISDLYGKDIRYCSNRKEVKDHGDTGILLGSKIKDGDRVMIIEDVTTSGKSIEETFPIIKAQGDVEIKGLIVSLNRMERGKGTKSALDEIKDLYGFPTAAIVTMADVTECLYNKECNGQVVIDDKIKTALDAYYEQYGAKNE, via the coding sequence ATGGAAAGTTATAAGCAGGAATTTATTGAATTTATGGTAGAGAGCAATGTATTAAAATTTGGAGATTTCACCTTAAAGAGCGGCAGAAAGTCACCGTTCTTTATGAATGCAGGTGCTTATGTAACAGGTACCCAGTTAAAGAAGTTAGGTGAGTATTACGCAAAGGCGATCCATGACAATTTTGGGCTGGATTTTGACGTACTGTTTGGACCGGCTTACAAGGGAATTCCCTTAAGTGTGGCTACTACTATGGCGATCAGTGATCTGTACGGAAAGGATATCCGCTACTGCTCTAACCGTAAGGAAGTAAAGGATCACGGTGATACAGGAATCCTGTTAGGAAGCAAGATCAAAGACGGCGACCGTGTTATGATCATCGAGGATGTTACCACTTCCGGTAAGTCTATTGAGGAGACCTTCCCGATCATCAAAGCCCAGGGCGATGTAGAGATCAAAGGCCTGATCGTTTCCTTAAACCGTATGGAACGCGGAAAAGGAACCAAGAGTGCCTTAGATGAGATAAAGGATCTGTATGGCTTCCCAACCGCAGCTATTGTTACCATGGCAGATGTAACTGAGTGTCTCTATAACAAAGAATGCAATGGTCAGGTAGTGATCGATGATAAGATCAAGACAGCTCTTGATGCATATTATGAGCAGTACGGCGCAAAGAACGAGTAA
- a CDS encoding dihydroorotate dehydrogenase has translation MNMSVKIAGVEFKNPVMEASGTFGSGMEYSEFVDLSRLGAVVTKGVANVPWPGNPTPRIAETYGGMINAIGLQNPGIDVFAKRDIPFLKKYDTKIVVNVCGKTTEDYIDVVERLGDEPVDMLEINISCPNVKEGGIAFGQDPKAVEAITKAVKAHAKQPVVMKLSPNVTDITVMAKAAEAGGADAISLINTLTGMKIDINRRTFAVANKTGGLSGPAIRPVAVRMVYQVAQAVKVPIIGMGGICNADDALEFILAGATAVAIGTANFHDPYATVKTVDGIKAYMEKYGIEDINQLIGAVK, from the coding sequence ATGAATATGAGTGTAAAGATTGCCGGAGTGGAATTTAAAAATCCGGTTATGGAAGCGTCCGGCACCTTTGGTTCCGGTATGGAATACAGCGAATTTGTTGACTTAAGCCGTCTTGGTGCTGTTGTTACAAAAGGTGTGGCAAATGTGCCATGGCCGGGAAATCCAACACCAAGGATCGCTGAGACCTACGGCGGCATGATCAATGCCATTGGTCTGCAGAACCCGGGGATTGATGTATTCGCAAAGAGAGATATTCCATTTTTAAAGAAATATGATACAAAGATCGTAGTCAATGTGTGTGGAAAGACCACAGAAGATTACATTGATGTAGTAGAACGTCTGGGAGATGAGCCGGTAGATATGCTGGAGATCAATATTTCTTGTCCAAACGTAAAAGAGGGCGGTATTGCCTTTGGCCAGGATCCTAAGGCAGTGGAGGCTATCACGAAGGCTGTAAAAGCCCATGCAAAACAGCCGGTTGTTATGAAATTAAGCCCAAATGTAACAGATATTACTGTTATGGCAAAGGCAGCAGAAGCAGGCGGTGCAGATGCTATTTCCCTGATCAATACTTTAACTGGTATGAAGATCGATATTAACCGCAGAACTTTTGCAGTTGCCAACAAAACAGGAGGACTTTCCGGTCCGGCGATCCGTCCGGTAGCCGTACGCATGGTATATCAGGTTGCCCAGGCAGTAAAGGTGCCTATTATCGGTATGGGTGGTATCTGCAATGCAGATGATGCTCTGGAGTTTATCCTTGCAGGTGCAACAGCAGTAGCCATCGGTACTGCAAACTTCCATGACCCATATGCTACAGTTAAAACAGTAGATGGAATTAAGGCATATATGGAAAAATATGGAATTGAAGATATTAACCAGCTGATTGGTGCAGTAAAGTGA